TTCacatcatattaaaaaaaattatattatcaatttttatattatactaatactaacaaccattctttcaacttaaaatatattgttttattttatttattttaaatttgatttaaaatttttaaagaattatattgataaaaatagcacaagtataaaaataatatatataataatataaaatgtaaaactaTAATCAAAGATATTGATATGTGtagaaaacaaatcaaaatagtGTAAAGTTAAATAAGTTATtgtaaattaaagtaatttcaCAATTGTCAAACTCATCAAGCatgaaatattacaatttttattatttatgttgagaacaagaTAATTACTGAAAAATGATTTAGatgaatataaaacattaaaagagtactagataaagaaatttttgaaattgaaatcttattatcaaaattaaatattttttttccctcaTCAAGTACTagatttattgaaataaattaagataatgaCGAGCAAACTAACAAATTCTTTCATTGAAGGAGAGTTGAAGTTATGCATTAAAGAAGATCAAAATCTAATTAAGAGGAAGAATTATCAAAACTCAGAAAAAAGTTGATGCATCTCTCTCCCTCCCATCaaactaaatttaacttatGCTTATAGTGCGAATAGTTAGTTCatgtataattaatatgaaaaatatatacagattctaatgtatataaaaattactcataaaaatagagttttgttcgaaaataatttcaattataatgATATGATTAATTATACGAAACAGATTAGACAAATATTCTTGACGATAGAAGATCAGTCTTTGAACACTTTATATTTGTAGGAGATAATCTTGTCATATAAAAcaagaaacataaaattgaaagttTATGAAGATTTATGCATTAATCTACAAACTATAGATGTGTATATAAATGTGACAttcaattacatttttataataaaagtgcAGGTGATATTACAATCTTTTTCAATATGATCACATGAATAATTTGGAAGTTAATGAACTTGataaaaacattctaaagttttcaaaatattttatttgaaggtAATTAATATAcaaactaaattttcaaaagattattaaacaaattagaAATATGTAACGTTCATTTCTCAACTTGAGAGAGTTTTTTgagataaaaacattttattagcCAAATGATAAGTTTGTAAGGTTTAATTtactattaatttataaaggtaaaatgttataaaaaaattatatatatatatatatatatatatatatatatatataatatgaattaaaattataaaataaattaccttttagaaacaaatacaaaaatttaaaggaagaaaatataaaccgttcttaatttcaacttttaaataacataaaacttttaatatacatatacaGAAAAAGGAGAGTACCAGTACTATCACAAAATAGCATCCGCCCATTAGCCtacatatcattatttttaataccaAGTAacataaagttttattttcattactaTAACGATACATGTTTactttaaatgattataaaagagcgATAGTAAATAAAACTTGTCATAGATATTAAAAGCATTccatatttgtaaaataaaaaaaaaactttagaatTTGGTAAATtgattatcatattatataatatccAAATCCATTCgaaatttaatgatttattattatataatatcgTAATTAACGAGTGTATAGTGTATATTTTGATtgaataaatgaattaaatcattaaatccgagattttatatatcacaaaaaaattatgttttatgttctttttaatattatttataaaatataatgttagaacaacttataaattatttagatttaaaacaattcaaaatactctgtgaaacttaaaaaataatttagttccGTTCCAAATTGGGTtcaccaaaattattttatcatttattttcgacaatttatatatattattgaacatttcataatttaattcaattcagTTGGTGTTTGTTTCCCATCCCTCTCAACTTAAATTAAGCTTATAGGTAAATATccttaattattactattattatgtAAGAGATTTATTTAGCAGCCCAAGATTTTCACAGTACTAAAACTGTTTCTAAATTTCGTCAACACAAATTGTCCTTAGTAATATTGATAAAGACCCATTATTTTAGTGACAGGAGTTGCCATGTGGTTTTAGATCacgaatttattattttaattaatattaattatttattttaaatttttaaaaagttaaatatatttttttaatttatgacactagtgcagaaacgctatttaacgtcggttaatttgggcttttaacgtcactttcacaaccgacgtcttTACGGGTGACGTCGCGATTcctccgaaccgacgtctatgtagacgtcagttaacgatatcgaccgacgtctatatagacgtctgcttatactcacaccgacgtctaattactctatatagacgtccacctatgcttAAACCGACgaaaacatgaatatataaaagttgtaaatgacactaaccgacgtctatgttccttataAACGTCGGGccatgcactaaccgacgtctaacaaggGCATTGtattttagtgcaattttgatccagacttccgatagcatagtgcaacactctcctctcgctagtttccccacaaaaaaagcttgcatcttttgaatcttttatgacatttcaacccaaaaccgaacctgaaTCCATGACTACTTctcattattcaaccgcaaaagaaaaaaattatggtgACACGAGAACTAAACAAGGACcaaagttccattttgggtcgagaagccatagaaaactcaaaagatcgtcactcttcttgtgaggaaaccagcaaagggagaatgttacactatgttacccaaagaaaggatcaaaactgcactaaaacacaacacaaagaaagccaaattttaattagttgaacgacaagataatcgataaaaaactaaagaaagtttaaacggtaaagcataaaaaaaaaaccacgcacctaggatgtaagagagaaaaaggagaggacgaagtcaatgacgttatgagaaaccacaatgcaatgctgcaagagataaaaagtagaggtgcgcaagcgagtaaaagaagaggagaagcagagaaaaaaaagaagagatgaagacacgatcagaaactgaatggcgataagagtctgcggtctatttaaaatgaaatggggcgtcggttgctccagaaaccgacgtctatagatgtcggtgtttcaggggattcGACGTCTATTATACGtcaaagaagctgaaaagattgacgttgattccctgtcagggtagttcacgtcggtgcccctcccagccgacgtctaaattgaagaatttttgtctttccGCCTtctagacaggccttagacgtcgtcgTTTGACTATCTGACGTCTAAGAGCCtaggaattaggtgaacaacattaattgtagcccaatcgacgtcgggttttcaggggatccgacgtctatgcgacgtctaaagctgaaccggttgacgtttgatttcctgtcagtgacttgAATGTCGGTGCCTTTTTCTAGCCGACGTCaaattgactgtcttatcacataccgcAGGCAATTTGACGTCAGATAGttggcaggtgcgacgtctatgatgtcatagacgtcgcctaacagcaaaactgacgtctagttttccaatatatttacgataatgccaccgtgcagtaatagacgtcggtttttcacGAAACCGATGTCTAATAGGTGACGTttaacagcgtttttgcactagtgtgaaAAAATCTAACGAGTGGTATTTTTAaagtaagaataatttaaaaggaataaaaatctattattttaatattaaaatgttttaatataaataattttgttatgaattaattatattatttaaaaatattattttattttttgaaagagttttttttttctctgtttatACGTTGAATCTATGTTGAACTTgatgtatttttataatattgtttatatataatcaaGGATATGATTGTGAACATGTACACTAATgatgttaaagaaaatttaaagataatttttttatagtgatgACTTTAGTATATAGATTGACATATATGATTATACATtgtgaataataatatttttatattttactaatttttcaattcatataaaaaaaagtatatgaacgtcataaataaattatatacaaagtaattatatttatttagactatattttaaaaatatgtttactaggaaaaataatttagaatatttaatgattgacaatatatttttttagtacatgccaatatttacattttttttcccaTATACacatgtatatattaaatattaaacacgAGTTATCGAactattaaaatgtatttttcattatattttaagaaatggttcattttaattagtattttgttacaagtttaggaaaaaaaaagtaatagaatcataaaattaaaatgtatcgTACATAATGAAATATaggtttttttaacaaaataggcagaaatgattttgaatttacGTGTTTAggcaatttcttttttctgaaaataaaaaagttgtgaaaaatTAGACGACTTTAAACGGTATCCCTAATTTCAatctaacatataaaaaaaagtaatttaaattaattaaattattaaaaaaataaagatataagaGGTTTCTATGGTTGTATATCCCATTACATcttcacttttttaataatttaattaatctaaattatatctacttaatatatattaacgaaaatataatttaaataacttaattttaatatttttatctaaaattaatttaattgacaaaattaatttaaatcatttttaattaataatttatgattaactaaatttttaataaaaaaataaattattaattaaaaacataaattattattaaaaacataaattattaattaaaaacataaattattaattaaaatttaaattaataattaaaaatcatttagattaatcaattttttaattaataattaatgttttaattaataatctatgttttaaattaataatttatgtttttgattaataatttatgtttttaattaataatttatgtttttaattaataattaatgtttttaattagtaatctatgtttaaaattaataatttatgtttttgattaataatttatgtttttattgaataatttatgttcttaattaatgatttatatttttgattaataatttatgtttttgactaataattaatgtttttgattaataatttatgtttttaatcaatataatttctgtttttaattaataatttatgtttttaattaataatttatgtattggactagtaatttatgtttttgattaataatttatgtttttaattaatactttatgtttttaattaaaaatttaattaatataaaacatttctaattattaatttttgtttttaaatataatgaataatatatatttgatattattaattatagggatgacaacgggtcgggttcggatcggatagtgtgatacccgaacccgacccacTACTCGCCGAGTATTCGCCTAAAAAATATctgcggatattttaaaacccgtgGATATCCgcacatatttaaaaaaatatatttttataaattattaacataaaaatttaaatagaattacaaaaaaatatataaactataatataaattaaattaaatataaattaaaatttaatttttgtttgggttgaaTTGGTTGGATGGTCAGTCGTTCTTCTttactttgttctcttttgattttCAATTCTTCTTGAGAATGTTATCCACTCCGATGGGTTGATGACGTACAGAAGACACTCCGACACTCAAGATATAAACCGAcactcaagatataaaaagggctaaattttattagtatagaagaggaagattgtacctagatatcaattgtatatttatagagcccATGACAGACAAGCTCATTGATTAAGCATTAgtgcattatatttttaggcaatcaaatccaataataaataattaatatcatataataaataattaatatcgtatattttgtaaagggTAAAACAATCTgacttattaattagtgtaatatatttttaggcaatcaaacccaataatcaatacagtatattttgtgaagaatAAAGCAATTCAACCTATTAATACCTTGACTGtcaataaatgataattaatttcgatcagtatatttcatatagtacaattttaattaaatttaaccttgtaaaatataaattaatgttaattttaattatatttaacttaataaaacaaaatttttatttttatttttattttttgcggatcGCGAATATCCGCGGATACGGATAGTATAAATACccgcacccgacccgtttataagcggctattaaaatatccgctatccgCGAGTTTCGAGTAGTAAATATCTGtgggtatcaactatccgtcgcgaattttatccgcggatatccgtgggcacggatttttttgtcatccctaattaattatatttgtaattaagttaattttttttttagttttttaattaattaattttagataatatatattaaaattatgttatttaaattatatttttagtaatttatattaaatacatataatttagattaattaaattattaaaaaagtgaagATGGGATATACGACTTCAACTATAGAAGTCATatacttttcttatattttaatttttttaataatttaatcaatttaaattatttttgtatatattagaCGAAAGTTGTTTAGGGACACAACTTTTTGTCATTTAGAGTTGTCTTTATCTattttcgtaaaaaaaaaattacccgtAAATTGAAGATCATTTTTGTCTATTTTACTGAAAAAACctgaaatataatattgattaaGCATAGAACAAGTTAGTTAATCTATTAAACATGAATGTATTTTAGTTGGTGCTGAGTTTTTAAATGTAGAAGAAAAATCCTTAAAAAGGTAAAAtctaaaaagacaaaaacacaGCATAACGAAATATTTTCgataaattagaaaaacaacTGCTATTACTTGTACGGCAATACGTAATTGTTTTGTAATTTATGGAAGGAGATTCCTTTTGGCCCTGGACACTTACACTACTGTGCCAATGGAATGAAATGCACACAACATTTCAGTTCCCAAGCTAAATGGTAAGTAACATTTGATTTTTCccttaaaaacaaaacattttctttttggaatCCCATAACGACCGCACACAGCACAGACAAAATCCATCCAAGATCCCTCCTtgtaagagagagaaaatcaGTGTCCTACAGCACCCACCATTGGAACCCACCAAGCACTTCTTTTTGTTGAGTTTCTCCGTCCTATATATGACCCATAAGCACACACAAACTCTCattcacattttctttatctctttctCAGCTTTTATGCCATTCATTCTTGTATGGGTTTCAGGGTCTCTACTCTGACCTTCCTCACCCTGTTCTGCTGCCTCTTGTCCCTGCACCAAGCAAGAGCTGCAAAATTCCACAATGTGAGTGATTTAGGAGGGAAAAAGACAGTACTAGCAAATGGGTGCAATTTTTTCATGGGAAGTTGGGTGGTTGACCCTTCTTATCCTCTCTACGACTCTTCAACCTGCCCCTTCATTGATCCTGAGTTTGATTGCCTAAAGTATGGAAGACCTGACAAGCAGTACCTCAAATATGCTTGGAAACCTGATTCATGTGCCTTACCCAGGTAGTGTCAACATTCTCAATCCAACTGTTAGCTTCATTCCCAGATTCAATATTTatggaaaaacaaaaaggaaaaaaactttcaatgtaatatcttaattatttcTTAGTACTATTTTCGATTAGTATTAAAACTCTATTATAGGTGGCATAGGTTGCCGtaaactcttgtttttttttttttaagtacatGATCTCTAAACAGTTACATTCAAGTTTTGTTCAATAAGAGAACATATTTGAGTAGTATAGTTAGTACTGACAATATTGAAATACAGCTTTTATATCTTGTGTCTCCGTTTCTCCACAAGAATAACGTGAAATAGTTTAGCAGTGTGTTTGGATTTACAAATAGAATAACACTATAGAAAAATTATCGTTAAAACAGCAATTGTTGCTTCAGAAAACAACTGTCAACCCACCTTTTACCAAACATACACCAACCGAGTTAATTTTGGAAGTTGTTTTATAAATGAGGCAAAAAGTCTTAAATTTGATTCCGTAGAAGGGACCAACCATTTTTGTTTCCAGTTTTCATATTGAATAGCACAATTAAGAAACACGTCTTAACTTTTGCCCTTGTACAATTTCATATTGTGAATCAGcctacttaatttttttttgcccctgtattattttcttcttccgaACTAAAAGGAGACAAACTAGAAAAGCTCTTGTGGAAAGCGTTTGATAAATGACATTTACTGCAATTTTTCTGGTGTAGGTTCGATGGTAAGGatttcctgaacaggtggaagGGTAAGAAGATAATGTTTGTGGGTGACTCGCTGAGTCTCAACATGTGGGAATCACTATCCTGTATGATTCACGCGTCGGTGCCAAATACCAAGAGCAGCTTTTTGAGGAAAGAATCACTGTCTACTGTAACCTTCCAGGTTTgcttttgttttacttttctttttataactttGTCTCATTTCTGGTTTTTTGTCAATCACCANNNNNNNNNNNNNNNNNNNNNNNNNNNNNNNNNNNNNNNNNNNNNNNNNNNNNNNNNNNNNNNNNNNNNNNNNNNNNNNNNNNNNNNNNNNNNNNNNNNNNNNNNNNNNNNNNNNNNNNNNNNNNNNNNNNNNNNNNNNNNNNNNNNNNNNNNNNNNNNNNNNNNNNNNNNNNNNNNNNNNNNNNNNNNNNNNNNNAGAGTTTCTTATTTTGATACACTAAAGGAACATAGATTTTGAGCTTGCAAAACACTCAATCTCCATACCGATAtgatatatttagaaaaagCTAACCATACATCAAAATCAAACCTCTTGCACCTCTCTATCATACTtgtcacttttaaaataaagatatagaGAAGAGGTAGGAATGGAGAGNCTggattgaattttcattttcttttctttttttgtgttatatttttcaaaatttgataggTGGAAGGTTGAACTACATGGATTTAAATATGCAAAACCCATTGCCCACAAAGTTAAGCAGAAATGATGAACCAACGCTTTAATGATATACCTTTGAATAGTTCCTTGGACAGGAGAAGATTCCTTTTGCTGGGCCAGGGCCaatcaaatattcaaaataaagaatagAAATAAAAGTAGTAGTGATCCCTAAAGAAAAAGTGTAAGAAAAACAGCACATAGTAATTCACGTTGCAGTGAAGCCTAAATTCTACTTAATAGAGTTTACTtatgatatatatgtatatgacaGGCTGGGCATGCCAACCATGTGATTACAACTTGGAGGCTCCTCGCAATTATTTTGTTCATTATCTTATTTTGCTTGGTATCAATCATAGAACATGACACAAGTTGGCTAGCCTCTTCTGTTTGAAAACGATCTATATCGCATGCTAACATTGTTAAGCTACAAAAtccataatattataaaactcAGATAAATTTCATATCTCAATCAGTAGGTAGCAATTCCTTAGTGCATTCGGGTTAGattgattaataaaatgaaatgttttatTCTAAGAACTATTCACGTGATTATTAACAAGTTGACAAATCTTAAGTTTGAATAATCACCGTTTTCCAATGTTTAAggtaataatttcaataaatatacgCAGCAACATATTCCCTCgactttagattttttttttctttttcataataataatttcaaaccTTTTGTTATTATATCTCTTTCCCGTTAACTGTGctgaaaatttattgtttttagaaTTATAGTTAGTGGTTAGTTATTAATACTTATAAAAAGAtggtattatattatattgagaAAGTGACGTTGACAGAACAGAGGATGTTTGTTGACAGTTATTATTTTTCACGTGAATATCTTTTGTATGCCAATTCATGCTTCCCCCTTTTGAAAACGATGTTATGGTAAAGTACTTTAATCACTTTTATAGTGTGCTtatgattgaaagaaaattagAGATGAAGCATGGTAGAATAAGATagatatgatataaaaataatatatgaatatgagTTGACTTTTATTAGAATTGGATAGGGATGAATGTCTGTAGTGAGTGTGAGTCCTGGTTGTTTTGCACTTTATTGTTTGGTTTGTGAAATATCTCATACATATAAATGTGGGTATGATGTAAATGGAATTGAATCTGAGCCATGGAAAGTGGATAGATAATGATTAGTGGTTTGGTGAGTTTGTGCAGGACTATGGAGTAACAATACAGCTATACCGCACCCCATATTTGGTAGACATAATTCGAGAAAAAGTTGGGCGAGTCCTTACATTGAACTCCATTGTTGCTGGAAATGCGTGGAAAGGCATGGACATGTTGATTTTCAACTCCTGGCATTGGTGGACCCACACTGGAAAATCTCAGGGGTATTATGCGTTTatgcaaaatatttaatgcatatTATTAGGTGAAAGATGACACAAAATTTCAACACAACCTTGTTACATTAAAAGTTATAACATGGGAGGGTccattttattgtattgtattaaCTCATTCTCTCTCTGCCCCTTTTGTTTTTGTGTCTGACCTAACGGTTGTTTGTGATCTTCATATTCAGATGGGATTATATCAGAGATGGACCCAATCTGGTTAAGAACATGGACCGTTTGGAGGCATATAATAAAGGATTAACCACTTGGGCTAAATGGGTTGATCTGAATGTTGATACCACCAAAACTAAAGTCTTCTTTCAAGGCATCTCTCCAACTCATTATCAGTAAGTAACCCCTTGGctcattttcaatcaaattcgTTTTGTAGAGCATAAATATAAACTGCATGAAATGAATACTCTTCATGACTATCAGAAAGCAACAGAGAAATTAGAACATTAGAAGCATTTGATATGTGCAAGTGCAGTATTGAAGTGCTGAACAAGTATTTTGCGATATCTTTGTAACTATAACAGAGGGAAGGATTGGAACCAACCAAAGAGAAGCTGTAGTGGAGAGCTTCAACCACTGTCTGGATCAACATATCCAGCAGGTCTACCTCCAGCAACTAACGTATTGAACAGTGTATTAAAGAAGATGAATACTCCagtttatctgcttgatatcaCACTGCTTTCACAGTTAAGGAAGGATGCTCACCCTTCTGCTTATAGTGGGGATCATGCAGGCAATGACTGCAGCCACTGGTGCTTACCAGGATTACCTGACACTTGGAACCAACTCCTATATGCAGCTCTCACCTCATGAAGGTGAAACTCCACACAAATTATTAACCCTTTTCTTCATCATCCCTTGGTTATATATTCAGCTAGTGTAAAAGGGGTAAAAATTACTTGATTGTTTGGGGGATAGATACTGTCAAAGGGGTAAAACTCAATTGTAAAACAAAAGTATAGGATTCTTGAAGGATAATTTACGAAACAAATAAGTCAGGGATCAAAGTGTTGCATACTTAGATAAGTATTTTCTTTACAAGGGtgtgatataattttattgaatcaCAGAATCATGTTCAACTCTGTCATTGATTGATACATACTTGTGGAAGCTACAAGTTTGTAACTAGAAACTATTTCCTTCCTTCCAAGACAGAGGGTCTTTTTGCATTTACCTTTGGTCATTTTCTGATACTTAATATTAACAACCAATTATCTCAGCAGTTGAGTTCTGAGAAAAGTTATGTCAATCAATATGCAAAAGGACTTCTTATGGCATCATTATTGCTATTTCTGTTTCAACAAAAAGTGAGTTTAACAATAATCGGAAAGAGTAAGTAATCATAATTTCTCTCTGCCATAGAGACAGCATAAGGACATGAAATCCTGATTGGTAAATTCATGCTCATGAGCTAACAAATAAGTATTTACTCGCTGtagtttatataaatgttaaaaacatatatctaatattataagtattttttaagtttttattgattaattaatatcataaattaaaataatttttatacttatatgttaaattactttattaattataattagtaattgaaatttaacttataaataaatattaatgatttaagttataatattattatatatttgtattcttgaaaagaatatataatataaaattaatttattaaattatttttattttaaattttaatttaaaagaaagggCGTCAAACCATTCTATCTTGTCAAATTGACTAATTAATgacaaaataagaaaatcataactaaacgaattataaagttaaatatttcaaTCCTATCTATCAACTTTTAATAGGTTAACAAGTCAATTCAACAATCATAATCCACTTTATCATCCTAACtgaatatgaatttaatttatgtacatttttattttattttattttataaatgctTGTAAATAACT
Above is a genomic segment from Vigna radiata var. radiata cultivar VC1973A chromosome 10, Vradiata_ver6, whole genome shotgun sequence containing:
- the LOC106775762 gene encoding protein trichome birefringence-like 38; translation: MGFRVSTLTFLTLFCCLLSLHQARAAKFHNVSDLGGKKTVLANGCNFFMGSWVVDPSYPLYDSSTCPFIDPEFDCLKYGRPDKQYLKYAWKPDSCALPRFDGKDFLNRWKGKKIMFVGDSLSLNMWESLSCMIHASVPNTKSSFLRKESLSTVTFQDYGVTIQLYRTPYLVDIIREKVGRVLTLNSIVAGNAWKGMDMLIFNSWHWWTHTGKSQGWDYIRDGPNLVKNMDRLEAYNKGLTTWAKWVDLNVDTTKTKVFFQGISPTHYQGKDWNQPKRSCSGELQPLSGSTYPAGLPPATNVLNSVLKKMNTPVYLLDITLLSQLRKDAHPSAYSGDHAGNDCSHWCLPGLPDTWNQLLYAALTS